One window of Paenibacillus albicereus genomic DNA carries:
- a CDS encoding RICIN domain-containing protein translates to MKLRTLVLVALATLLLLAGGRPAGMPKAEAAPVWNLTWSDEFNGASGSAPDGSKWGYDLGAGGWGNNELQNYTNRRNNSYLDGGGNLVIKAIKEAYNGSEYTSARLLTKGKFNQAYGKFEARIKLPYGQGIWPAFWMLGSNLDQAGWPGAGELDIMEYLGHDTRTVYGTVHGPGYSGAGGISKSYTLPSGTFSDSFHIFSVEWEPSQIRWYVDGNLFHTFNKSQLGAGQTWVFDHSFFMILNLAVGGNWPGYPNASTVFPQTMTVDYVRVYAQGTSPSAPVESGAIYKLINVNSNKALDIYAASTADGANVQIYTDNGTGAQRWQAYAQADGSFTLINPASGKALDAAGAGTADGTNVQIANQNGSAAQKWRITANADGSFKLVNVNSGKALDVASSGTADGTNVQLWTDNGTGAQKWRLVKL, encoded by the coding sequence GTGAAATTGCGAACGCTTGTCCTAGTCGCCCTGGCGACCCTGCTGCTGCTGGCGGGCGGCCGGCCGGCCGGAATGCCGAAAGCCGAAGCCGCCCCGGTATGGAACCTGACCTGGAGCGATGAATTCAACGGCGCCTCCGGCTCCGCTCCGGACGGCAGCAAATGGGGCTATGATCTCGGCGCGGGCGGCTGGGGCAACAACGAGCTCCAGAACTACACGAACCGCCGCAACAACTCCTATCTGGACGGCGGCGGCAATCTTGTCATCAAGGCGATCAAGGAGGCCTACAACGGAAGCGAGTACACATCCGCGCGCCTGCTGACCAAGGGCAAGTTCAATCAGGCGTACGGCAAGTTCGAAGCGCGCATCAAGCTGCCTTACGGACAAGGCATCTGGCCGGCGTTCTGGATGCTCGGCAGCAACCTCGACCAGGCGGGCTGGCCCGGCGCAGGCGAGCTGGACATCATGGAATACCTCGGCCACGATACGAGAACCGTATACGGCACGGTGCACGGACCGGGCTATTCGGGCGCGGGCGGCATCAGCAAGTCGTATACGCTCCCGAGCGGCACCTTCTCGGATTCCTTCCATATCTTCTCTGTCGAGTGGGAGCCGTCCCAGATCCGCTGGTACGTCGACGGCAACCTGTTCCACACCTTCAACAAAAGCCAGCTCGGGGCGGGACAGACGTGGGTATTCGACCACTCGTTCTTCATGATCCTGAACTTGGCCGTCGGCGGCAACTGGCCGGGCTATCCGAACGCCTCGACCGTATTCCCGCAGACGATGACGGTCGACTACGTGCGGGTATACGCGCAAGGCACGTCGCCGTCCGCGCCGGTCGAAAGCGGCGCCATCTACAAGCTGATCAACGTCAACAGCAACAAAGCGCTCGACATCTACGCGGCCAGCACGGCGGACGGAGCGAACGTGCAGATCTATACGGACAACGGCACCGGGGCGCAGCGCTGGCAGGCCTATGCCCAGGCCGACGGCAGCTTCACGCTGATCAATCCGGCGAGCGGCAAGGCGCTGGATGCCGCGGGAGCGGGGACGGCGGACGGGACGAACGTGCAGATCGCCAACCAGAACGGCTCCGCGGCTCAGAAGTGGCGAATAACCGCGAATGCGGACGGCAGCTTCAAGCTCGTCAACGTGAACAGCGGCAAAGCGCTGGACGTCGCCAGCTCCGGCACGGCCGACGGCACGAACGTGCAGCTGTGGACGGACAACGGCACCGGCGCCCAGAAGTGGAGGCTGGTCAAGCTTTAA
- a CDS encoding N-acetyltransferase has translation MLVQEAVCRAAKPEDVDTLYELIQGYAEKGIMLPRSKDVLLRQIGTFVIAEIAGRVVGCGSLTRLGQDLVEIRSLGISEGHKGAGIGSKLVAKLIEQAQAQGIPKIMALTYEVRFFERNGFSVVDKEIFPEKVWTDCVNCPKQHACDEIAVIRYI, from the coding sequence ATGCTCGTCCAAGAAGCCGTATGCCGCGCCGCCAAGCCGGAGGACGTCGATACGCTTTATGAGCTCATCCAAGGCTATGCGGAGAAGGGCATCATGCTGCCGCGGTCCAAGGACGTGCTTCTCCGCCAGATCGGCACGTTCGTCATCGCCGAGATCGCAGGCAGGGTCGTCGGCTGCGGATCGCTGACCCGGCTCGGCCAGGATCTCGTCGAGATCCGCTCGCTCGGCATCAGCGAAGGGCACAAGGGAGCCGGCATCGGCAGCAAGCTCGTCGCCAAGCTGATCGAGCAGGCCCAGGCTCAAGGCATTCCCAAGATCATGGCGCTCACCTATGAGGTCCGCTTTTTCGAACGCAACGGCTTTTCCGTCGTGGACAAGGAAATCTTCCCCGAGAAGGTCTGGACCGACTGCGTCAACTGCCCGAAGCAGCATGCCTGCGACGAGATCGCGGTCATCCGCTATATATGA
- a CDS encoding DUF1572 family protein, translating to MTEPHAVPASELGARMLEDAGKVFRSQKKLGDRALEQADEKALFAVPAPESNSIAVIVRHLSGNMKSRLTDFLSTDGEKSWRDRDGEFEIPAGTTAGEVLQWWEDGWGIVFDTLDGLQPEDLLRTVTIRSEPHLVLQTIQRQLSHYGYHVGQIVQLAKASRAESWQSLSIPRNESQAFNRRLGHEGGDAAK from the coding sequence ATGACTGAACCCCATGCCGTGCCCGCGAGCGAACTGGGCGCACGCATGCTCGAGGATGCCGGGAAGGTGTTCCGCAGCCAGAAGAAGCTGGGCGACCGGGCCCTCGAGCAGGCGGACGAAAAGGCGCTGTTCGCCGTTCCGGCGCCGGAGTCGAACTCGATCGCCGTCATCGTCCGGCATCTGTCCGGCAACATGAAGTCCCGCTTGACGGATTTCCTTTCGACCGACGGCGAGAAGTCCTGGCGCGACCGCGACGGAGAGTTCGAGATTCCGGCCGGCACGACTGCCGGCGAGGTGCTGCAGTGGTGGGAGGACGGCTGGGGCATCGTATTTGACACGTTGGACGGGCTGCAGCCGGAGGATCTCCTGCGCACGGTCACGATCCGCAGCGAGCCTCATCTCGTGCTGCAGACGATCCAGCGCCAGCTGTCCCATTATGGATACCATGTCGGGCAGATCGTGCAGCTGGCCAAAGCCTCGCGCGCGGAAAGCTGGCAGTCGCTGAGCATTCCGCGGAACGAGTCCCAGGCGTTCAACCGAAGGCTCGGACATGAGGGCGGCGATGCGGCGAAATAA
- a CDS encoding DUF4352 domain-containing protein, producing the protein MKKVFKLGCLGFVGLFVIIIIIGMVASKDDSPTTANQSGEAAQTAANTGGEADKKEEAKKEEAAPAEPVMAKIGEELQVGDVVFKVNKTRVTKEIKNGEYFVFKPDAEGSAYYVVNVTITNKGKETIQTDSSFFKLLKDEIEYSPTSLLGADGFFMYDGINPGLSQTGNVAFEIPETLKDFVLNVQTGFWGTEQGQIKLAK; encoded by the coding sequence ATGAAAAAAGTGTTTAAGCTTGGTTGCCTCGGGTTTGTAGGTCTGTTCGTCATCATCATCATCATCGGAATGGTGGCTTCCAAGGATGACAGTCCGACCACGGCGAACCAATCCGGAGAGGCGGCTCAGACGGCGGCGAATACCGGCGGCGAAGCCGACAAGAAGGAAGAGGCGAAAAAGGAAGAAGCAGCTCCTGCCGAGCCGGTCATGGCTAAAATCGGCGAAGAACTTCAGGTCGGAGACGTCGTCTTCAAAGTCAACAAGACCCGGGTGACCAAGGAAATCAAGAATGGCGAGTACTTTGTTTTCAAGCCTGATGCAGAAGGCAGCGCGTACTATGTCGTTAATGTCACCATTACGAACAAGGGGAAAGAAACCATTCAGACGGATTCTTCTTTCTTCAAGCTGCTCAAGGATGAAATTGAATATTCCCCTACGTCGCTTCTGGGCGCAGATGGCTTCTTCATGTATGACGGAATTAACCCTGGCTTGTCTCAAACAGGCAATGTGGCTTTCGAGATTCCCGAAACGCTGAAAGACTTCGTTCTGAACGTTCAGACCGGATTCTGGGGAACGGAGCAGGGGCAAATTAAATTGGCCAAATAG
- a CDS encoding HEAT repeat domain-containing protein yields the protein METKPKPNLNKDELLETEAADPVAELKRAASRSSDWRARQKAASELAALKAPQSAAILRRLLADDPVHPVREAAYRGLVSLGEPAQAPVRKGSVPVKGLDKIVVRVRKSLPEGHAFSDFKEKLRKMRLDVYDVLEGDKGAEFDGWLEEQWKASFERK from the coding sequence TTGGAAACGAAACCGAAACCAAACTTAAACAAAGACGAGCTGCTTGAGACCGAAGCCGCCGATCCGGTCGCCGAGCTGAAGCGGGCCGCGAGCCGCTCCTCCGACTGGAGGGCCCGCCAAAAGGCGGCGTCCGAGCTGGCCGCTCTCAAGGCGCCGCAATCCGCCGCGATCCTGCGCCGCCTGCTGGCGGACGATCCGGTGCATCCGGTGCGCGAGGCGGCTTACCGCGGCCTCGTCTCGCTCGGCGAGCCGGCGCAGGCGCCGGTCCGCAAAGGCTCCGTCCCGGTCAAGGGACTGGACAAGATTGTCGTGCGCGTCCGCAAGAGTCTGCCGGAAGGCCATGCCTTCTCCGACTTCAAAGAGAAGCTGCGGAAGATGAGGCTCGACGTGTACGACGTGCTCGAAGGCGACAAGGGGGCCGAGTTCGACGGCTGGCTCGAGGAGCAGTGGAAGGCTTCCTTCGAGCGCAAGTAG
- the hemW gene encoding radical SAM family heme chaperone HemW, whose protein sequence is MLHHAPRALYIHIPFCTNKCHYCDFNSYILKGQPVDDYLTALEREMERTLAATPAGRIDTVFVGGGTPTVLTPPQMERFLASVRRLWPLHEGTEFTMEANPGTTDPDKLAVMFAGGVNRLSFGVQSFDNGLLQRIGRIHDVDDVYRSLDNARAAGFRNLSIDLMFGLPGQTVELLSDSVDKALALDLPHYSLYSLKVEENTLFHHLYEKNQLPLPTEDEDLEMYLHLIRRLQGAGYEHYEISNFAKPGFESRHNSTYWRNEPYYGLGAGAHGYLERHRHVNIKGVQPYIDAALERLPRLSGETVSEGEAMEDFMMVGLRLLDGVRGADFERQFPGRTIEDVFGAQLEPLLRDGLLLRLEDGEHGSLPGGTPLRPGRGYRLSPQGVLLGNEVFGAFIGVLDDAIHS, encoded by the coding sequence ATGCTGCATCACGCGCCTAGAGCGCTTTACATCCATATCCCGTTCTGCACGAACAAGTGCCATTACTGCGACTTCAACTCCTACATCCTCAAAGGCCAGCCGGTCGACGACTATCTGACCGCGCTGGAGCGCGAGATGGAGCGGACGCTCGCGGCGACGCCGGCAGGACGCATCGACACGGTATTCGTCGGAGGCGGCACCCCGACGGTGCTGACGCCGCCTCAGATGGAGCGTTTCCTCGCTTCGGTGCGCCGGCTCTGGCCGCTGCACGAGGGCACGGAATTCACGATGGAGGCCAATCCCGGCACGACCGATCCGGACAAGCTGGCGGTCATGTTCGCCGGCGGCGTCAACCGGCTGAGCTTCGGCGTGCAGTCGTTCGACAACGGCCTGCTGCAGCGGATCGGACGCATCCATGACGTGGACGACGTGTACCGCAGCCTGGACAACGCGCGGGCGGCCGGCTTCCGCAACCTGTCGATCGACCTCATGTTCGGCTTGCCGGGCCAGACGGTGGAGCTGCTGTCCGACAGCGTGGACAAGGCGCTCGCGCTCGACCTGCCGCATTACTCGCTGTACAGCCTCAAGGTCGAGGAGAACACGCTGTTCCATCATCTCTATGAGAAGAACCAGCTGCCGCTGCCGACGGAGGACGAGGATCTCGAGATGTACCTGCATCTCATCCGCCGTCTCCAGGGGGCGGGCTACGAGCATTACGAGATCAGCAACTTCGCCAAGCCGGGCTTCGAGTCCCGGCACAACTCCACCTACTGGCGGAACGAGCCGTATTACGGACTCGGCGCCGGAGCGCACGGCTATCTGGAACGCCATCGCCACGTCAACATCAAGGGCGTGCAGCCGTACATCGACGCCGCGCTGGAGCGCCTGCCCCGCCTGTCGGGGGAGACCGTGTCCGAGGGCGAAGCGATGGAGGACTTCATGATGGTCGGCCTGCGCCTGCTGGACGGCGTGCGCGGAGCCGACTTCGAGCGGCAGTTCCCCGGCCGGACGATCGAGGACGTGTTCGGAGCGCAGCTCGAGCCGCTGCTGCGGGACGGGCTGCTGCTCCGCCTCGAGGACGGGGAGCACGGCAGCCTGCCGGGAGGGACGCCGTTGCGACCGGGCCGGGGCTACCGGCTGTCGCCGCAGGGCGTGTTGCTCGGCAACGAAGTGTTCGGGGCGTTCATCGGCGTCCTGGACGATGCGATTCATTCTTAG
- the lepA gene encoding translation elongation factor 4, which produces MADVRDRQNKIRNFSIIAHIDHGKSTLADRILEYTGALTSREMQSQVLDQMELERERGITIKLQAVRLAYKADDGEEYILNLIDTPGHVDFTYEVSRSLAACEGALLVVDAAQGIEAQTLANVYLALDNNLEILPVINKIDLPSAEPERVKQEVEDVIGLDASDAVLASAKAGIGIKEILEQVVLKVPAPAGDPDEPLKALIFDSHYDPYKGVIVYVRVVDGSIKAGKKIRFMATGAEFEVIEVGAFKPRMTIVDELAVGDVGFVVAGIKNVKDTRVGDTVTEAKRQAAEPLPGYRKINPMVYCGLYPIDNTEYNDLREALEKLQLNDASLTFEPESSTALGFGFRCGFLGLLHMDVIQERIEREFNIDLITTAPSVIYDVTLTSGEVLHIDNPSNYPEVGKIEHVEEPYVKAAVIVPNDFVGTVMELCQNKRGEFVNMEYLDTNRVTITYQIPLSEIVYDFFDQLKSSTKGYASFDYELSGYRQSKLVKMDIMLNGETVDALSVIVHRDRAYQRGRIICEKLKELIPRQMFEVPVQASIGQKVIARETVKAMRKNVLAKCYGGDISRKRKLLEKQKEGKKRMKQVGNVEVPQEAFMAVLKIDED; this is translated from the coding sequence ATGGCAGACGTACGCGACCGCCAAAACAAGATACGGAACTTTTCCATTATCGCGCATATCGACCACGGAAAGTCCACGCTGGCTGACCGGATCCTGGAGTATACCGGCGCGCTGACTTCACGGGAGATGCAGTCCCAGGTGCTCGATCAGATGGAGCTGGAGCGGGAGCGCGGCATCACGATCAAGCTGCAAGCCGTCCGTCTCGCCTACAAGGCCGACGACGGCGAGGAATATATCCTCAATCTCATCGACACGCCCGGGCACGTCGATTTCACCTATGAGGTGTCGCGCAGCCTCGCGGCCTGCGAGGGCGCGCTGCTCGTCGTCGACGCCGCTCAGGGCATCGAGGCGCAGACGCTGGCCAACGTCTATCTCGCGCTGGACAACAACCTCGAGATCCTGCCGGTCATCAACAAGATCGACCTGCCGAGCGCGGAGCCGGAGCGCGTCAAGCAGGAGGTCGAGGACGTGATCGGCCTCGACGCGAGCGACGCCGTGCTGGCGTCGGCCAAGGCCGGCATCGGCATCAAGGAGATCCTCGAGCAGGTCGTGCTGAAGGTGCCGGCGCCTGCCGGCGATCCGGACGAGCCGCTCAAGGCGCTCATTTTCGACTCCCACTACGATCCGTACAAAGGCGTCATCGTCTACGTGCGGGTCGTGGACGGCAGCATCAAGGCCGGCAAGAAGATCCGCTTCATGGCGACGGGCGCCGAGTTCGAGGTCATCGAGGTCGGCGCGTTCAAGCCGCGGATGACGATCGTGGACGAGCTCGCCGTCGGCGACGTCGGCTTCGTCGTCGCGGGCATCAAGAACGTCAAGGACACCCGCGTCGGCGATACCGTCACGGAGGCCAAGCGCCAGGCGGCGGAGCCGCTGCCGGGCTACCGCAAGATCAACCCGATGGTGTACTGCGGCCTGTATCCGATCGACAACACGGAGTACAACGACCTGCGCGAGGCGCTCGAGAAGCTGCAGCTGAACGACGCTTCCCTGACGTTCGAGCCGGAGTCGTCGACGGCGCTCGGCTTCGGCTTCCGCTGCGGCTTCCTGGGCCTGCTCCACATGGACGTCATCCAGGAGCGGATCGAGCGCGAGTTCAACATCGACCTCATCACGACGGCGCCGAGCGTCATCTACGACGTCACGCTGACGAGCGGCGAGGTGCTCCACATCGACAACCCGTCCAACTATCCGGAGGTCGGCAAGATCGAGCATGTCGAGGAGCCGTACGTCAAGGCGGCCGTCATCGTGCCCAACGACTTCGTCGGCACGGTCATGGAGCTGTGCCAGAACAAGCGCGGCGAGTTCGTCAACATGGAGTACCTGGATACGAACCGCGTCACGATCACGTACCAGATCCCGCTGTCGGAGATCGTCTACGACTTCTTCGACCAGCTCAAGTCGAGCACCAAGGGCTACGCCTCGTTCGACTACGAGCTGAGCGGCTACCGCCAGTCCAAGCTCGTCAAGATGGACATCATGCTCAACGGCGAGACGGTCGACGCGCTGTCGGTCATCGTGCACCGCGACCGCGCCTACCAGCGCGGCCGGATCATCTGCGAGAAGCTCAAGGAGCTCATCCCGCGCCAGATGTTCGAGGTGCCGGTGCAGGCGTCGATCGGCCAGAAGGTCATCGCCCGCGAGACGGTCAAGGCGATGCGCAAGAACGTCCTGGCCAAGTGCTACGGCGGCGACATCAGCCGCAAGCGCAAGCTGCTCGAGAAGCAGAAGGAAGGCAAGAAGCGGATGAAGCAGGTCGGCAACGTCGAAGTTCCGCAAGAGGCGTTCATGGCCGTGCTCAAGATCGACGAGGACTGA
- a CDS encoding stage II sporulation protein P, protein MIRMGTGRNEGSLRLRRLLTAGRTFVAISLSSMVAFMLIGALAMVREERGGSSLQGLASTVSTAFFADMLGMEIPVYHSPAQGSFSDRQLAQAAAETLTEVNPADPRSLLAAGLPGLEPPPASPAPSPDGAAPGAGGEADEPAGDEADNLDAHDPGVLDEADEPGVGPVGEMPGAAAEPSPPGGGAQEPPSAGEAASGKNMVFIYHTHARESYAPELVGGSSDPQSDQINVGQVGSRLAEQLEKRGIGALHDTTDYPTAVAGYRWELSYKYSKKTVQQAMSENGRLKLFFDIHRDSQKRKITTKSIGGQDYAKVFFVIGKGNPDWKRNMAFAESIHERLEQEYAGLSRGILGKTSKSGNGEYNQSLSGQSILIEIGGVDNTLEECYRTADALAEVIADLYFNDQKA, encoded by the coding sequence ATGATACGGATGGGAACAGGAAGGAATGAAGGAAGCCTGCGGCTGCGGAGGCTGCTGACCGCGGGCAGGACGTTCGTGGCGATCAGCCTAAGCTCGATGGTCGCGTTCATGCTGATCGGAGCGCTCGCGATGGTGCGGGAGGAGCGGGGAGGCTCCTCGCTTCAGGGACTTGCGTCCACGGTTTCAACCGCCTTTTTTGCGGACATGCTGGGAATGGAGATTCCCGTCTACCACAGTCCGGCCCAGGGCAGCTTCTCCGACCGGCAGCTGGCGCAAGCGGCGGCCGAGACGCTGACGGAGGTCAATCCGGCCGATCCGCGCAGCCTGCTGGCCGCCGGCCTGCCCGGCCTGGAGCCGCCGCCGGCGAGCCCGGCTCCGTCGCCCGACGGCGCGGCTCCCGGCGCGGGCGGAGAAGCGGACGAGCCGGCCGGGGACGAGGCCGACAATCTGGACGCTCATGATCCCGGCGTGCTGGACGAAGCGGACGAGCCGGGCGTCGGTCCGGTCGGGGAGATGCCCGGGGCCGCCGCCGAGCCGTCTCCGCCGGGCGGCGGAGCGCAGGAGCCGCCGTCAGCGGGCGAAGCGGCATCCGGCAAGAACATGGTGTTCATTTACCACACGCATGCCCGCGAATCGTACGCGCCGGAGCTCGTCGGCGGCAGCAGCGATCCGCAGTCGGACCAGATCAACGTCGGCCAGGTCGGCTCGCGGCTCGCGGAGCAGCTCGAGAAGCGCGGCATCGGCGCGCTGCACGACACGACGGACTATCCGACGGCCGTCGCCGGCTACCGCTGGGAGCTGAGCTACAAGTACTCCAAGAAGACGGTGCAGCAGGCGATGAGCGAGAACGGGCGGCTGAAGCTGTTCTTCGACATCCACCGCGATTCGCAGAAGCGCAAGATCACGACGAAGTCGATCGGCGGCCAGGATTACGCCAAGGTGTTTTTCGTCATCGGCAAAGGCAACCCCGACTGGAAGCGCAACATGGCGTTCGCCGAGTCGATCCACGAGCGGCTTGAGCAGGAATATGCCGGCTTGTCGCGGGGCATCCTCGGCAAGACGAGCAAATCGGGCAACGGCGAGTACAACCAGTCGCTCTCGGGCCAGAGCATCCTGATCGAGATCGGCGGCGTCGACAACACGCTGGAGGAATGCTATCGGACGGCGGACGCGCTCGCGGAGGTCATCGCCGACCTCTACTTCAACGACCAGAAGGCGTAG
- a CDS encoding SDR family NAD(P)-dependent oxidoreductase — translation MTTERKAAIITGAAGGIGKELARRMAERGVDLVLVDLKREAVLAVAEELGLNETNSLAVAADVSVESEVKGYVQAALDKFGRIDYFANNAGIEGPMGLIEEQSVDALDLVYRVNVRGVFLGLQHVLPVMKRQQSGAILNTSSLAGLMGAPGMSPYIMSKHAVIGLTRVAANEAAPSGVRVNAVLPGTINTAMMRKIEANSGMADAFKTANEASTPLGRYGEPQEVAAVMNFLLSDEASFVTASLYTVDGGMVAQ, via the coding sequence ATGACAACTGAACGCAAAGCCGCCATCATTACCGGAGCCGCCGGAGGCATCGGCAAGGAACTCGCCCGCCGGATGGCCGAGCGTGGCGTCGATCTGGTGCTCGTCGATCTGAAGCGCGAGGCGGTGCTCGCCGTCGCCGAGGAGCTCGGGCTGAACGAGACGAACTCGCTGGCCGTCGCGGCCGACGTATCCGTCGAGAGCGAGGTCAAGGGCTACGTGCAGGCCGCCCTGGACAAGTTCGGCCGCATCGACTACTTCGCCAACAACGCCGGCATCGAAGGTCCGATGGGGCTGATCGAGGAGCAAAGCGTCGACGCGCTCGACCTCGTCTACCGGGTGAACGTGCGCGGCGTCTTCCTCGGCCTCCAGCACGTGCTGCCGGTCATGAAGCGCCAGCAGTCGGGCGCGATCCTCAATACGTCCTCGCTCGCGGGCCTGATGGGAGCGCCGGGCATGTCTCCGTACATCATGTCCAAGCATGCCGTCATCGGCCTGACCCGCGTCGCGGCCAACGAGGCCGCTCCGAGCGGCGTTCGGGTGAACGCCGTCCTCCCGGGCACGATCAACACGGCCATGATGCGCAAGATCGAAGCCAACTCGGGCATGGCGGATGCGTTCAAGACGGCCAACGAAGCCTCCACGCCGCTCGGCCGCTACGGCGAGCCGCAGGAGGTCGCAGCCGTCATGAACTTCCTGCTCTCGGACGAAGCTTCGTTCGTCACCGCTTCGCTCTATACCGTCGACGGCGGCATGGTCGCCCAGTAA
- a CDS encoding TetR/AcrR family transcriptional regulator — protein sequence METPLDRRARRTREALQQAYIRLMLEKKAATATIQEIAEAADYNRGTFYNHYAGKEELLEEIRSEFLRRFSELLLAPYPGRSGVGAEEIYPSSLMLFEHVERSRETFLALLATDAGLAGAMSRVLREAMKRDLRLSLEGEHLEVDHDFMLHYRASATIGTLLYWAETDFKYSASYMARQLMLQLNHRLDYIAFNPTSEPR from the coding sequence ATGGAAACACCCCTCGACCGCCGGGCCCGGAGGACCCGGGAAGCGCTCCAGCAGGCTTATATCCGTCTCATGCTCGAAAAGAAAGCGGCGACTGCGACGATCCAGGAGATCGCCGAAGCCGCCGACTACAATCGCGGAACGTTCTACAACCACTACGCCGGCAAAGAAGAGCTCCTGGAGGAAATCCGCAGCGAGTTCCTGCGCCGCTTCTCCGAGCTGCTGCTCGCGCCCTATCCGGGCCGCAGCGGCGTAGGCGCGGAGGAAATCTATCCGTCCAGCCTCATGCTGTTCGAGCATGTCGAGCGCAGCCGCGAGACGTTCCTTGCCCTGCTCGCCACCGATGCCGGCTTGGCCGGGGCGATGTCCCGCGTGCTCCGCGAAGCGATGAAGCGCGATCTGCGGCTGTCGCTGGAGGGAGAGCATCTGGAGGTCGACCACGACTTCATGCTTCACTATCGGGCTTCCGCCACGATCGGAACGCTGCTGTACTGGGCCGAGACGGACTTCAAGTATTCGGCCTCCTACATGGCGCGGCAGCTCATGCTGCAGCTCAACCATCGCCTCGACTACATCGCCTTCAACCCGACGTCGGAGCCCCGCTGA
- the gpr gene encoding GPR endopeptidase, which yields MTHDVDLGRYAVHTDLALEAKEMAEEAGNPIPGVLTETSEADGIKVTRLEVQNEAGSQAIGKVIGKYVTFEVPELRTHDSELGDKVATRFAQEFERFLQQLSVPANASVLIVGLGNWNVTPDALGPLVVENTMVTRQFFELMPDQVAPGYRAVSAVAPGVLGITGIESSEIVQGIIEKTKPDVVIAIDALASRSLERVNTTIQIADTGIHPGSGIGNKRKGLTKDILGVPVVAIGVPTVVYASTLVNSAFDMMKEHFRKEQGDTSQLMGLIDQLAEQERLALVKEVLSPLKHDLLVTPKEIDQFIEDIANVIASGLNAALHEAVDSSNVAAYTH from the coding sequence ATGACTCATGATGTCGATTTGGGCCGGTATGCCGTCCATACGGATCTGGCGCTGGAAGCGAAGGAAATGGCGGAGGAAGCGGGGAACCCGATTCCCGGCGTGCTGACGGAGACGTCGGAAGCGGACGGCATCAAGGTCACGCGCCTGGAGGTGCAGAACGAGGCCGGCTCGCAGGCGATCGGCAAAGTAATCGGCAAGTACGTCACGTTCGAGGTGCCGGAGCTGCGCACGCATGATTCGGAGCTCGGCGACAAGGTGGCGACGCGCTTCGCGCAGGAGTTCGAGCGCTTCCTGCAGCAGCTCTCGGTGCCGGCGAACGCCAGCGTGCTCATCGTCGGTCTCGGCAACTGGAACGTGACGCCGGACGCGCTCGGCCCGCTCGTCGTCGAGAACACGATGGTGACGCGGCAGTTCTTCGAGCTGATGCCCGATCAGGTGGCGCCGGGCTACCGCGCCGTCAGCGCGGTCGCGCCGGGCGTGCTCGGCATTACCGGCATCGAGTCGAGCGAGATCGTGCAGGGCATCATCGAGAAGACGAAGCCGGATGTCGTCATCGCCATCGATGCGCTCGCCTCGCGCTCGCTCGAGCGGGTGAACACGACGATCCAGATCGCGGACACGGGCATCCATCCCGGATCGGGCATCGGCAACAAGCGCAAGGGACTGACCAAGGACATCCTCGGCGTGCCGGTCGTCGCGATCGGCGTTCCGACGGTCGTGTACGCGTCCACGCTGGTCAACAGCGCCTTCGACATGATGAAGGAGCATTTCCGCAAGGAGCAAGGCGATACGAGCCAGCTCATGGGCCTGATCGACCAGCTCGCCGAGCAGGAGCGGCTCGCGCTCGTCAAGGAAGTGCTGTCCCCGCTCAAGCATGACCTGCTCGTGACGCCCAAGGAAATCGACCAGTTCATCGAAGACATCGCCAACGTCATCGCGAGCGGCCTGAACGCCGCGCTGCACGAGGCGGTCGACTCGTCCAACGTGGCGGCCTACACGCATTGA
- the rpsT gene encoding 30S ribosomal protein S20 has protein sequence MPNIKSAIKRVKTSEKRRALNASQKSALRTAVKSADVAIAGTDAEAAKAALIVASKKLDKAVTKGLIHKNAAARKKSRLAKKLNALTAQA, from the coding sequence GTGCCAAACATCAAATCCGCCATCAAACGCGTGAAAACGAGCGAGAAACGCCGCGCTCTGAACGCTTCCCAAAAATCCGCGCTCCGCACGGCTGTCAAGTCTGCTGATGTCGCTATCGCCGGTACCGATGCAGAAGCAGCGAAGGCTGCCCTGATCGTGGCTTCCAAGAAGCTGGACAAAGCCGTCACCAAAGGCCTGATCCATAAAAACGCCGCAGCCCGTAAAAAATCCCGCCTGGCCAAGAAGCTGAACGCCCTTACGGCCCAAGCTTAA